Within Saccharomyces paradoxus chromosome X, complete sequence, the genomic segment AAGATGATTatggtgaagaagatgatggGGGTGAAGATGACACGAACTTAATCAATTTAAGTAGGATTTCCAAGAAATTTAACGAAAACTTTAAATTGAATAAGAAAAGCCTAAAATTCGTTTCCCCAGTTTTCCAACAATTTCTAGACTGTGTATATCAGCTGTTGACGCAAAATCCagatttatttgaatttaacgAAAGGTTTCTAAGAAGGCTAGTTTATCATTTGTATTCATGCCAATATGGAACATTCCTTTCCAATAAcgagaaggaaaaatttcaacagAATTTGCCAAACAAGACTAAAAGCGTCTGGGACTATTTCAGATCTAGAAGAAAGCAATTTGTAAATCCTAATTTCGTACAGAGAAAGAGAAGCAGCATGAAGGAAGACGACCAAATctctgaagaagaagaaaaagtggAGTGGATTTCACCAGATCTTAAGAAAGTCCAATGGTGGTGGCAGTTGTATGGAAGAAAGGACTCAGAATTGAATGATGAATTACGCCATAAACGAGAGTCAGTACCCATGTCAGTGGATAACAAGGGTAAACAGCATAGTAATTCCGATGGTGGTAAGGGTTTAAACTTGTCAATTTTTGGGTTTGATATGTTTAATAGAAAGTGATCTCATCAACGGcaaagaaacaaatagGTTAATTTAGTCTTTTGCATACAATGATAGAAGTATAGAAAAAGTTTAAGCATTTCTCCGTTGTTagtatacatatatacattaaTTTTAATGAATAAGGGTACATATATTGTGGGCATAACGCGTGGTTAATTGGTAAATACGATTTATAATTTTACAACACCGGATTTCCATTTAACACCACACCATTGAGATATTAGTATAGCCAATCCTCTCACAGCTTCCACGGTCTCCTTATCACAGCCTATATTCAATGCGCCTTTCAAATGCCCACGTAATTGAGGGTTAACATCTTGAGGAACCAAAGAAGCAATTATCACTAAACTTGTCTCTTGGGCGGATAGTATCTCATCAAAAGCAAACAAGGGACCATATACATGGACTAGTGTATAATACCATAAGTCCGGGTACGAGGAGTTTAAGTTGTTAACCACGCGGGTCGAAACTTTGTTGTATATTGAATTCCAATGCCGTAACCCATCCTGTATAGTATGATCTCTTTCCTGGATTGTCTTGTCATGTTTCCTCCTCATAGATGTCTCCGAAAGGGGAGAGCTGTTGCCCATGGCAGCCTCCCACGGGTCTATTGGATCCAAATGCGGTAGTAAAATGTCCGGAGTAGTTTCTTTTAGCACGGTAAGACCATTGATTGCTCTTGGAAGGCCAGCTAGGGGGCCCGTTTTAAGAATAACTTCTCTAAACTTTGCCGTtaattgtttttgaaaaaacgTTGGCTGttggaaattttcattGATCAAATTCTTCCTTATTGGTAATTCTGAGCGCAGTAAGTCAATGGTTTGGGAAGCTAATGTGAATCTATACATGTGTGCATTATCATTACTGAGCAGCATGGCATAGTGGTATAGTTTAGGTATTTCCTGTGGCTCATTACAAACACTGAATGTGGCAGCGGCAACAAGGTAccatatatttttcagcttAGGGTGAAATTGTGATAATTGTATCAGTCTTTGGGCATTTAATATCTGGTtcattattgaaaattttgcagaatatatttatattttttatgaCGAAACAAAGGAAATCGGGCAAGCGGACCCTCTATTGGCaattataaatatatgtatatgtagATCAGTATATAATCATATGCGTATATTACTGAGCATCGTTGAGTAATTATTAGTCacacatttttttaaactCTATTGGGatctgcattttttttctggcaAGCACGAATTGAATGgcaggaaaaagaaaaaaaagtgatgAGATTGaaacaataacaaaagagacaaataaataaaagtcaagaaacgaaaaaaaaaagcgaaGTGGAACGAGCAAGAATGGTTAATTCACACGGAATACGTTACATTCGGTTGAAGCAGGTCTTTAATCGTGCGTTAGACCAATCGATCTCGAAATTACAGAGTTGGGACAAAGTCAGTTCATGCTTCCCACAATACGTAAATAGCAAGCAGGGCGCCATAAACGTTGCCAATTGTCAACGTCAATTGACGGAATTCTGGACAGAATTATGCCAACGAGAGTTTAAAGAGATCATGGAGGAACGAAACGTGGAGCAGAAACTAAATGACTTGGATGAACTGATTTTGGAGGCTAAAGAGCGCTACAAAGGTCAAGACCAAGAAGAAGTAAATAAAGGGCCCGCAATCGATGAACTTTCCAGCAAAGAGCTTGTGGAATGTCACATATACAGCCAGCGGGTGCATGCCATACAAGAGATAGATGAGCGGCTCACTAAAGTGAATGAGATGAACGATCAGTTGGCTCAGGAGTTGAAAGACTTAGAGACACAAGTGGAGGTAGAGAAAAAGGAGATCGACAAGATGTACGATGAATACCTGGGCTCCCACACGGACCAACCGGTCAACGTGCTGCTGGTGCAGAGCCTCAACGACATGGTCTTGGAATTGAAGGAAAACTATTGATTTGTTGTATAAGTTAATAAGGGGTATAGAAGAAAGCTGTTTTATGTATTCATTGAGCGAGGCGAAAAGCGAGATACTACTTTTCACATCAACTtgaacagaaaaaaataaaacataGAAAGAACTCAAAGCCACAAGGGGAAACAATGGTACAGCTAAGAAGAACGTATACGTGCATGTTCGTGGTGAGCTCGTTGGTATGCGCGTACCTTAGGCATCACTACCAACAAATTATTTCAAGCGATCACATCGACTAACGACAAAGTTGCACACTTTGTCGTATTCATGTGGGAGTCGTGGCTGTTTGTGAAGATATTTGCTGAGGATATCGTGACTGTCCGCAAGACACAGGTCAGCAAGTACGTGCTAGGAGTGCTGATCTGTTCGTTGGGCGCAAGCGTAACGAGTGAATTTGCCCAAAGCGTGTTGTCGCGAGGTCAAAGAGTGTTTGATGTGAAAGATATTGTTTGTAATTTCTGGGGCAGTCTGCTTGGTGTGGGCATTGCTTTCTACCAGGACCGATAAAAAGAGACTATACGGTATCATATATGTGTGTATGTACAGGCAAGATTACGTAAACTATATTACTTTAATTGGATGTATGCTCTGTGAGCAATGGATGTCTTGTGGATCTGGTCCCTCTTTTCAAAGGCGGACGAGGTACCCTTGGTAATGGCAGTGAGTTCCTCTCCCAAACGCACGGCAAAGTCACCCGACACCCTTTGGTTTGCACTCTGCACGATCCAGTTCCACGCGATTCTATTTCTTTGCCTCTTGTTCAGAGGGACAGGAATAACAGAAGCCTTGGCCACACCCGTGTTGAATGTCTTGGTTATCATTAGTGGAGCCAACTCGTCGAGTGATTTTTCCAAAGCCTGGATGGGGTCCTGCCGGGTCTGGCAGTACACTAAATACAGGGCCCTAGACAGGATGGATTGGgccttttccttcttaCCGTGGCGCATGATCATGTTTGTGATGTGATCCAGCGTTGCGTTCTTACGTGGAGGGATAGGCACGGATTTCAGCGCCTCCCATTGTGCCAACTGCTCTGCAGTTGGCCTTATCTTGGAGCCCGCCTGCGAACCCTGTAAGAGGTCTACTTTGGACTGCCCCGGAGGAGCCAGCGAAGTTTCTGGTAGGTAATCCTTTGCAGAAAACTCTTCTCTTAACTCGTTGATCGCTTCAAGCCATTCATCGACCTGATTCTCTGCTAACGGTTCGCTAGCTGGTGTTCGTACTGAAGACTGGAAACGAGCAGCCCACGGCCCGCTCTGGCACAGGAGACGTGGCCTGAATAGCATATACCTCCTCGCAGAATGCAGCATTATATTCAGCTTCGATTCgtatctttttattttcttctcaaaGGGACAGCTGCCGTCTCTTCTGCACGTGTGTATTGTGTATTGTGTATTGTGTATTGTATATTGTATGTAGGTAGCAAGCTCTTTGTCAAGCAAGTGTAGATTGGAACCAAGACGAACCATTCAATGCCGTGTAGAActacttttcttcttcgtttcatcattttccatATAGGTCACGTGGCCTAATATTTATCGctttttctcaatttttttttctcatttttgCTCGTCTCCCCTGTACTAGGTTCATCATTCAAGGCAAAAAGACCACGAGACAATACTGCGACGAAGAATGTTGTCAGATGCCTCGCCAATGCCTCTAAATAGCTGGCCGCGCGATTAATTAGCATGACTAGAATAAAGTACATTGCGTCCGAACCATGCAACCATAGATATACTCCAAAAGTAGCAATAGTCAGCCCCTAATATCTCTTGCTGGAGCATTATCCCTTTCTGCAAAAAAACTAAACCTCTGCAACCGCCAGGGATGCCGCCAACCTAACTTTGGAGCCTGACAGCACGCCGAGTCGCGCTGTTTCGCGGGCGCTGCCCCGCCCGCGAAACAGCACCTGCCCTGCCTTAACCTACCCAAAATCACCGTGCCGGTCTGCCATCTGCAGTATACCCTGCCTGTGCTTTCATAATGTCGCCTAGAACGCCAACGGCAAAAGAAGCCTGCCCTTAGTTGACTTACCCCCGCTTTGGCATATGACCCCCCCGCACCGACTGGTGTCCTCACCCAAACACCACAGACCATAAATTTAAAAGCGAAAAACCTTAAAGCGTTCTCGAAGGAATCTTCCTGTAGATGATATCGCAGCAAACGTATCTTTTAAAGTGTTTGTGCTTACTGCATTGTTGGATCAAAATTTACGTAGCCGCCCTTTTCCACCCCTGTAAAAGCAGTAGCATAGCAGCAACGTAGTAGAACGTGCATATTCACAAATAAACGTACAGCGTTAATATACAATAATAAGCAcatatattttatatatatatatacaaaggATCAAGTTAGTGCAGGGGACACCAGCTGAGTTTGAAGTTCTTTAAAGTGTTAAAGTTATCTTTTCCCCTCTCCCCTCTCGTTGGCCACCTCTCACCCACCGCCTAGCAGCATGTCTCCGTACATGACTATACCTCAGCAGTACTTATACATAAGCAAGATACGTTCCAAGTTATCTCAGTGTGCCCTTGCTCGACACCACCACAGAGAACTTGATCTACGGAAAATGGTCGGCCACGCCAATCTGCTGGACAGGATCCTCGACGAGATCGACGAAATCGACAGTGAACTAGTACTCTGTAACGGTGCTAATGGTACTTCTACTGCAGAAGCACACTCCGTTTCGTCCACGCCCAGTGACTCTTCTCCTCTCACTAATAATATCCGGCCCATTAGCATTATGTGACTACcatgcattttttttccctttcttAAGAACATTTTTACGACGCGCATCTGCTCATCATCGCATACGAATGTTGAATCACGCCAGAAtcaccaaagaaaaaaactcGTACAGTTCCAGTTTAAAGAAAGCCAGGAACAATAGACTTTTATCgcatatatatttttttatacgTGCACATATATATGCACACATATGtctatatacatatacatacaGACGTGTTTCCTTTCACCCTGTGTTTTTGTCGGGTCCAAAAACATACAGGACAACATAATTTTTGACATAACTCAACACAACATAACAGTCTAAAATATAGtttaataaaagaaaaaaatatatttctAAGCTATCGCTCTTGCCGCAATGAATGCCAACTCCACCGCGACAGCAATCGGCCTCACCAGTCCCTTCGAGAAGCTGTCCTTTTTCCCTAATTCTTCTAATTTAATACTCGCCCATTTGCATGAGATCATCTTCAGCTTCGTCTTCTACCAGCTCTCATTCTCCATCTTCGCACCGTTCTTGAATAGAGTGGTCTTCCGCAAACACTACACCACGATCCGTGACCCACTGCTGAAAATTGATTTCGATGTCCACACCGTCTCGATGATCCAAGCAGTCGTCTCGAACACCGTCCTGTTGCCCACCCTAACGACGCCGATGCACTACAATGTCGTCACCTACACAGACTCGTATAGTTCAATGGTATCCTCGCTCAGTGCAGGGTACTTTATCTGGGACTTGACTATGTGTATGCGTTACTTCAAGCTCTACGGTATCGAGTTCACCGGCCACGCCATTGGGTCCGTATATGTGATGCTTTTGTCCTTAAGGCCGTTCTGCCAACCATGGATCGGCAGGTTTCTTATTTACGAGGCCTCCACTCCATTTGTTAACATCAATTGGTTCATCATGCAGTGCAATGCCAAGAGCAAGAACTCCATCCCTCTGTGGTTTAATGTTGTCAATGGCCTCTTGCTCATGACtgtatttttcattgtcaGGATTTGCTGGGGCACCATCGCGTCCGCACTTTTGTTCAAGCAGATGTGGAAGGTCAGAGACGAGTTGCCCAAGCTGTCAGCTGTCACAATGATGTCACTGAACATTTTCATGAACTTTTTAAACGTGCTTTGGTTCAAGAAGATGATTAAAATTGCCAAAAAGCTCGCAAAACCAGCCCCAATATCGAAACTAGATTAAACCAGTCTTCCTTCCCATTTTCAACTACCAAACACCttacacatatatatacatctatataaatatataatatatacatatatatataatatatacatatatatacatctatataaatatataatatatacatatatatataatatatacatatatatataatatataactTTGTATATTCCTATTAACACAAAAAAGATAATTAAACTTTTCCCTTTGTCTCTACGTCATTTACTCAAAAACTCTAATTCCTTCGCTTCTATTCTGCCATTTTCTCCAGAGAAAAATCGACgggaaataaaaaaaaaaagaacgaacaagaaaaaaagttcgCTAACAATAAACTACTGCTATAATTagaggaaaaaggaagaaaaaaaaggaggaaATATAAAACTGCAGACCTTTATTCATGTTTGATCTTAAGACGATTCTCGACCATCCTAATATTCCGTGGAAATTAATCATTTCTGGGTTCTCGATTGCccaattttctttcgaaTCTTACTTGACGTACAGACAGTACCAAAAACTATCTGAAACAAAGTTACCACCCGTGCTGGAAGATGAAATCGACGACGAAACGTTTCATAAATCCAGAAACTACTCCCGGGCCAAGGCAAAGTTCTCCATTTTCAGCGACGTCTACAACCTGGCCCAAAAACTAGTCTTCATCAAATACGATTTCTTCCCTAAAATCTGGCACATGGCCGTTACTTTATCAAATGCGGTCCTGCCAGTTAGATTTCATATAATTTCCACTGTCGCACAGAGTTTGTGTTTCTTGGGTCTCTTATCCAGTTTGTCTACCTTAGTTGATTTGCCACTTTCTTACTATAGTCATTTTGTCctggaagaaaattttggtttCAATAAATTGACCGTCAAATTATGGATCACTGATATGGTCAAGAGCCTGACTTTGGCCTATGCTATTGGTGGCCCCATCCTTTACCTGTTCCTAAAGATCTTTGACAAGTTCCCTACCGATTTCCTTTGGTACATTATGGTCTTCCTGTTCGTTGTCCAAATCTTAGCCATGACAATCATCCCTGTCTTTATCATGCCTCTGTTTAATAAATTCACTCCCTTGGAAGACGGCgaactgaaaaaatccaTTGAAAGTTTGGCCGATAGAGTTGGGTTCCCTCTagataaaatttttgtcaTTGATGGCTCGAAAAGATCTTCTCATTCAAACGCATATTTTACAGGTTTACCATTCACCACTAAGAGAATTGTTTTATTCGACACTTTAGTGAACAGTAATTCCACTGATGAAATTACAGCTGTTTTGGCTCATGAAATCGGTCACTGGCAAAAAAACCACATCGTTAATATGGTCATCTTTAGCCAATTGCACACTTTCCTGATTTTCTCCCTTTTCACCAGCATCTACAGAAATGCATCATTCTACAACACCTTCGGCTTTTTCTTGGAGAAGTCTACTGGCGGTTTTATTGATCCGGTCATCACCAAAGAATTCCCCATTATCATTGGATTTATGTTATTTAACGACTTATTGACTCCACTCGAATGTGCCATGCAATTCGTGATGAGTTTAATTTCCAGAACTCATGAATATCAAGCTGATGCTTATGCCAAAAAATTGGGCTACACACAAAATCTATGTAGGGCGCTAATTGATCtacaaatcaaaaatcttTCTACCATGAATGTAGATCCTCTGTACTCTAGTTACCATTACTCTCATCCAACTTTAGCTGAAAGATTAACCGCTCTGGATTATGTtagtgaaaagaaaaaaaactaatcCTTAGAGTACATATATTAGCATGTACCGTTAAATTCAGCTTTGTTATGTCTATAtctacatatatatatatgcacGTATCTACataagaataaaagaaagaaaaaaaataaacgaTTCAacactttattttttttcatccttatcatcattatcttcCTCACCATCGTCgttattttcttcgtcattGATTATTTCAATGACTTCTGTGGTTTCGGTTTTCACGGTAAAAGGTTGAGgttcttcaatatcctCCTCACTAACCATGAATTGatttaatcttttgaaatcttcatttttctcctCCCTAATAGCATTATACAGAAGGAAATTTATCCAAACTTCTGCAAAACAGTAAATGAAAACAGAGTTATTGTGAACGTAAAAATTTGACTCCCAAAGGTATGAGATACCTgtcaaaataaaaaaaattagtaGCCTAAATGGAACAATGGATTGGAAGTATTTAACGTTATTTTCTAACAGGGGAATCAGATCCTGAATACCGTTAAGAGCAAATAGAAGAGCAAAAAGGCCCAATTGACCATTGTAACGTGACAATGTTAACTGCGGTAAATTCATTGCTTCCGTTAAGACTAAGAAATATGTATTTTGCAAAATAGAATTAACGTTCtttaaacaaaagaaggcGATCGTGAATAAAAACGCCACTCTGAAAAACGCAACATTGGTAGAGTTTAAGGCTTGAGCcatttctttaaatttatttGGTTCTTTACTGAGTGCGTACTGTATTTTATTATAAATTATTACACTACCATTCAAACGTCTCCCATTAAAGATTGATCGAcatcatcattttttacttttttggtattctCGCGCTAAAAGTGGCGTGTTAAATGCCAAGTATTGttccaaaaaatcattaCGCCATACATAAATACAGAAGACTATCTATCTAACTTAACACCAACTTGCTTTATTAAAGAATCAACATCCTCCAAAGATTTAGTGAAATACAATTCATCGTCAATACAGGGTTCTTCACTATCGTCATTGTTTAAGATTTGTATTGTTTTCAGGTAATCCTGTGTACACAGGACACTCAATTTACTGTCCGTCGTGGATAATTCATTCCACTGCTTAATACTTAAGTGGTTTTTCTTGTGCCTTTTATACGTTCTAATTGAATCAGGGCTATTAAGCTTGTGCAAAACAAAGGCTATCGAACATATGGTCTTACATTGGGAACAGAATATATCGTActcctcatcttcatcattggGATCGGCATCCACCTCCAAAAGGGTTGTCCGTGGTACAATGGCCTGAATTTTTCGTATGCGTTTTAATTCTGTATTATAGAAAACAATCAATGAAGAGTAACATTGCCTTGCAAAGGCATCATTGAACGATAGGGTATCTTTATTgtactttttcaaaatattgatCATCAAATCAAACATATCAAAAACACAGGCTTTTTTACTCGATTTATAATCTTCAATCGCACCAAATCCATAGGGTAGCCAGAAATCTATGGTAAAATTGACAGCCTCATTGAAATTATAACCGGTATTGAAACCTGCATGGTAACATTTAGGGAACGTGATAATATATTCGTTGGGCTTTTGTATAGCTTTGTACACAGGAATACCcgattttttgaagtttgAATCATAAGGGGATATTAAAGTTACTAGCTGATGTAATAGATCCGGCTGTTTGATGAATAAGTCCGGCGATAGATCATTTAATAGATCGTTGAATTTCGTACATCCCGATTCTGGAATGCTGTACCAAACCTTAGGGTCACCTTGATGTTGATAGTTAGCGCTTAGGGTATACTGGTCTTCCATGTGCCAACAAAATGTGGAAAATAACGACCCTATGTAAATCCAAGGAATAGTCATGCCAGAaatgtttcttttgaataatgGTAACAGCGAATTATGAGCCATAGGCAGGTTCGTTAAATTCATGGGATGATCGCAATATTTGAAGTAGTCCTTCAATTCGTCGccatttatatttttagGTATGAAGTCCCTCGTGGGGAAGCCAGTAATTTGACCTGGCAATTCATTATGTATGTCAGCGCCGTATTTGACAGTCGTTAATACATTGCGGTGGGTTTTGGTCACTAAACTCCAAAACATCTCCTCCAGTTCGTCTATGGACATTTTTCGTGCTGGCAATAACCTCGAATTTTGATGCTTACAATATCTTTGAAACTCTGGCAGAGAATAGTCATGCGTATCCTGAGTGAATCCGTAATACCCGTTTCCAACAATACAAGTGTTACAAATCCAATCACCAGGGGGTACACCTTCCAAAGGTGGTGTTAGGCAATATATATGGAACGGTTTGTCACATGAATCACATAAAATAGTTCTTTTTGGATCGTTTGTCTTGCGACAAACAATACAAGCATCATCGTCGTCCTCCTCAAAATCGGACGCAGAATTCGAATCGGGCCCAAGATCCAAATCGTCCTCGTCGTCACTTAATAAGGATTTCGGATACTGGTCAGTATTCAGTGCCGTGTGCACACTCTCGTTCAATGAGTGAAGAAATACATAGTATGAGGCGATATACTTCTCgaaaatatctttcaaTAAACCAGTTGGTATGCTGAATTTCTTAGAAATGGTCCTCCATAAACTACTGTCACCTCTTAATTGAGAAATGTCTCTGAATTCCAATTTTCGCCTTGGAGATTGTGTAGTGTCAGCGGGTACTCGATTATCCTTTATTAATTCAGAGAAAACGTCATATAAgtacacttttttttttattatttccgATGTATGTGCAGAATCTGGATACTCTACAACCGTATAAGGGTTCTTAAGTATAGATTTCGATGGATCCTTAATGGACCTATTAAAATTATTTAACTGCTTCATGAAAAACAACCTACACCTATTTGCCAGGTCTAAGTTCTCCAGATTTTGGATTCTTGGttgaaaagtaaaattttCCACGTCAACAGAGAGCGGAGGACGAAAGCCGTTTGGTGGTACGACCTTTACCATACCATATCGTATACCAAGCCTCTTAATGTGAGGGTTAGAGAGATAATCGATGggatttttgaattcttgtTCGGTGGGATACAGGGCAGGAATTTCCTCCATGATAGTGATACCTTTTTTGTGCAAGATAATTTAGCTAATATTatccagaagaaaattgagTAAGAATTCTGGATCGTATTCTACATTGAGCTTGTGTGGTTAACATAGACATCTCTATCTTTTGGgatgataatttttcaataatgatTCCAGGGTTACTTTAACGTTAcacaaaagaaatcaagTAGTGCGGCTGTTTCTGTGAGCGGGGCAGCAAGTCCGACGCCCTTAACAATTGGCCCATACCCTATGTAATTTACCATATTGCCCTAATACAGATGGAATGCTATACTCAAGTCCTCTTTACCTCTTCCGGTGTTACCCTTAACATTATTCACTTTTCTTCACATTCTATACGGTAGTTCTTATATCACGATATGAACGAACGGAACAGCAACGTATACAATGCTAATCCGGAAGCTCTTGATGAAGGCGTGAAAGACTAGGACGGATATTACTTCTCTAGGAGAGTCAATCCAGGCTGTTCATGGTACCTGGTCATTGCACTTCTCGCACGttaggaaaagaaaagaagtaatATTTGATGTATTATACTATGTGAACTATTGCGGCTATGGTAAGAAAAACGTTCTGcactaataataaaatcatatatacacatatgtatatacatatgtGTTTTTTTCACGTGATGTTTTATGTCATATTATACGCAATTAGCCGCCCATGTGCCACCCGGCACAGCGGATCGCACATACACCCCCGTGTTTCGCGATATGTAGCGGCCAATCAACGGCGACCTCCAAGCGCGTGCCGGGTGGGCCCCTCGCCGGCCAAGCAGCGCAAGGATATTCCCATCTTCGAGCTCTTAGATACAACGCTTATAAAGAACGCACTTTTTGCAATAACCTCTTTTTGCACTGCGAACAAACATTTTAACTTGCCCTTTTTTATACTCTCCTTATCTCTCCAGGACAGGCCAATTGGATAAATTTTGCAAAGATCAAACAGTAACACAAATTTTAGCAACCTAAACCCCCCTCATAAACGAAGACAAAAGTGCTCCTCCTCAAGTCAAAtttgtctttcttttctttcattttttttaatctGTTGTTATCCAATTTATACTGAATCTTTGagagaaagcaaaaataaaataaagaatgGTTTTGCCAAGACTATATACTGCTACATCCCGTGCTGCCTTTAAAGCAGCCAAACAATCTGCTCCACTTCTATCCACTTCGTGGAAAAGATGTATGGCCTCAGCTGCTCAATCCACACCAATCACCGGTAAAGTTACCGCTGTCATCGGTGCTATTGTCGACGTTCATTTCGAACAATCCGAGTTGCCCGCTATTTTGAACGCTTTGGAAATCAAGACACCTCAAGGGAAATTGGTTTTAGAAGTTGCTCAACATTTGGGTGAAAACACCGTCAGAACCATTGCTATGGACGGTACCGAAGGTTTGGTCCGTGGTGAAAAAGTTCTTGACACCGGTGGCCCTATCTCTGTTCCGGTTGGGAGAGAAACATTGGGGAGAATCATCAACGTTATTGGTGAGCCCATTGATGAAAGAGGCCCAATTAAGTCTAAGCTAAGAAAGCCAATTCACGCAGACCCTCCTAGTTTTGCAGAACAATCTACCTCGGCCGAAGTCTTGGAAACAGGTATCAAAGTTGTCGATCTATTAGCACCTTATGCCAGAGGTGGTAAGATTGGTCTTTTCGGTGGTGCAGGTGTCGGTAAGACTGTGTTCATCCAAGAATTGATTAACAATATTGCCAAGGCCCATGGTGgtttttctgttttcaCTGGTGTTGGTGAGAGAACAAGAGAAGGTAATGACTTGTACCGTGAAATGAAGGAAACCGGTGTCATTAACTTGGAGGGTGAATCTAAGGTCGCCTTAGTGTTCGGACAAATGAACGAACCTCCAGGTGCCAGAGCCAGAGTTGCTTTAACTGGTTTGACGATCGCTGAATACTTCAGAGACGAAGAAGGTCAAGATGTCTTATTGTTTATCGACAATATCTTTAGATTCACTCAAGCCGGTTCCGAAGTCTCTGCTCTTTTGGGTCGTATTCCATCTGCCGTCGGTTACCAACCAACTTTGGCCACTGATATGGGTCTCTTACAAGAAAGAATTACCACCACAAAGAAGGGCTCCGTCACTTCCGTGCAAGCTGTTTACGTTCCAGCCGATGATTTAACAGATCCTGCTCCTGCCACTACTTTTGCCCATTTGGACGCTACTACTGTCTTGTCAAGAGGTATTTCAGAATTGGGTATTTATCCTGCCGTGGATCCATTGGATTCTAAATCGAGATTGTTGGATGCTGCCGTTGTCGGACAAGAACATTATGACGTCGCCTCTAAGGTCCAAGAAACTTTACAGACTTATAAATCTTTACAAGATATCATTGCTATTTTGGGT encodes:
- the RSM7 gene encoding mitochondrial 37S ribosomal protein uS7m (Mitochondrial ribosomal protein of the small subunit~similar to YJR113C), yielding MLHSARRYMLFRPRLLCQSGPWAARFQSSVRTPASEPLAENQVDEWLEAINELREEFSAKDYLPETSLAPPGQSKVDLLQGSQAGSKIRPTAEQLAQWEALKSVPIPPRKNATLDHITNMIMRHGKKEKAQSILSRALYLVYCQTRQDPIQALEKSLDELAPLMITKTFNTGVAKASVIPVPLNKRQRNRIAWNWIVQSANQRVSGDFAVRLGEELTAITKGTSSAFEKRDQIHKTSIAHRAYIQLK
- the TDA4 gene encoding Tda4p (similar to YJR116W) encodes the protein MNANSTATAIGLTSPFEKLSFFPNSSNLILAHLHEIIFSFVFYQLSFSIFAPFLNRVVFRKHYTTIRDPLLKIDFDVHTVSMIQAVVSNTVLLPTLTTPMHYNVVTYTDSYSSMVSSLSAGYFIWDLTMCMRYFKLYGIEFTGHAIGSVYVMLLSLRPFCQPWIGRFLIYEASTPFVNINWFIMQCNAKSKNSIPLWFNVVNGLLLMTVFFIVRICWGTIASALLFKQMWKVRDELPKLSAVTMMSLNIFMNFLNVLWFKKMIKIAKKLAKPAPISKLD
- a CDS encoding uncharacterized protein (Essential component of the MIND kinetochore complex~similar to YJR112W), whose amino-acid sequence is MWESWLFVKIFAEDIVTVRKTQVSKYVLGVLICSLGASVTSEFAQSVLSRGQRVFDVKDIVCNFWGSLLGVGIAFYQDR
- the STE24 gene encoding zinc metalloprotease (zinc metalloprotease~similar to YJR117W), with the protein product MFDLKTILDHPNIPWKLIISGFSIAQFSFESYLTYRQYQKLSETKLPPVLEDEIDDETFHKSRNYSRAKAKFSIFSDVYNLAQKLVFIKYDFFPKIWHMAVTLSNAVLPVRFHIISTVAQSLCFLGLLSSLSTLVDLPLSYYSHFVLEENFGFNKLTVKLWITDMVKSLTLAYAIGGPILYLFLKIFDKFPTDFLWYIMVFLFVVQILAMTIIPVFIMPLFNKFTPLEDGELKKSIESLADRVGFPLDKIFVIDGSKRSSHSNAYFTGLPFTTKRIVLFDTLVNSNSTDEITAVLAHEIGHWQKNHIVNMVIFSQLHTFLIFSLFTSIYRNASFYNTFGFFLEKSTGGFIDPVITKEFPIIIGFMLFNDLLTPLECAMQFVMSLISRTHEYQADAYAKKLGYTQNLCRALIDLQIKNLSTMNVDPLYSSYHYSHPTLAERLTALDYVSEKKKN
- the NNF1 gene encoding MIND complex subunit NNF1 (Essential component of the MIND kinetochore complex~similar to YJR112W), which codes for MVNSHGIRYIRLKQVFNRALDQSISKLQSWDKVSSCFPQYVNSKQGAINVANCQRQLTEFWTELCQREFKEIMEERNVEQKLNDLDELILEAKERYKGQDQEEVNKGPAIDELSSKELVECHIYSQRVHAIQEIDERLTKVNEMNDQLAQELKDLETQVEVEKKEIDKMYDEYLGSHTDQPVNVLLVQSLNDMVLELKENY
- the PXP2 gene encoding Pxp2p (similar to YJR111C), translated to MNQILNAQRLIQLSQFHPKLKNIWYLVAAATFSVCNEPQEIPKLYHYAMLLSNDNAHMYRFTLASQTIDLLRSELPIRKNLINENFQQPTFFQKQLTAKFREVILKTGPLAGLPRAINGLTVLKETTPDILLPHLDPIDPWEAAMGNSSPLSETSMRRKHDKTIQERDHTIQDGLRHWNSIYNKVSTRVVNNLNSSYPDLWYYTLVHVYGPLFAFDEILSAQETSLVIIASLVPQDVNPQLRGHLKGALNIGCDKETVEAVRGLAILISQWCGVKWKSGVVKL